Proteins encoded by one window of Juglans regia cultivar Chandler chromosome 15, Walnut 2.0, whole genome shotgun sequence:
- the LOC108993112 gene encoding U-box domain-containing protein 21-like, producing MPLGWRRRSKASHDGKKHPGNSDMELVIPNHFQCPISLDLMKDPVTLSSGITYDRESIETWLEAGNFTCPVTKQMLKSFDRIPNHALTKMIQDWCVEKEKYGVQRIPTPRIPVAPVEVSEILFGVTESARRLDQYRCLELVQKIQKWGAESERNRRCIVANGAAAVLAAAFDTFANESIERNATVLEDILSALNWMFPVDTEAQKSLGSRASLGCMVWFLSCRDLSPKENSLSVLKELLACDQQLVEKVSSIEGVNEILIELVRKQICPTITKASIMVIFYLVSSSFSSSEKIKLTFVKMGLVSLMLEILVDSEKSIGERALGVFDGLCCCKEGREEAQSNALTIPVLVKKILRLSDLATEYSISAILKLCKYGSRHEAERVLLVEALQVGAFQKLLLVIQVGCGDETKEKATELMKLLNPYRVAGFECIETTDFKNLKRSF from the coding sequence ATGCCTTTAGGTTGGAGGAGGAGAAGTAAAGCCAGCCATGACGGCAAAAAGCATCCGGGAAATTCGGACATGGAGCTCGTGATCCCGAATCATTTCCAATGCCCGATATCCCTTGACTTGATGAAAGATCCCGTCACGTTGTCTTCTGGGATTACATATGATCGCGAAAGCATCGAAACCTGGCTTGAAGCGGGGAACTTTACGTGCCCGGTCACGAAGCAGATGCTGAAGAGTTTTGATCGGATTCCTAACCATGCGCTTACGAAAATGATCCAAGATTGGTGCGTGGAGAAGGAAAAATATGGAGTTCAACGCATCCCTACACCGAGAATTCCAGTAGCGCCGGTTGAGGTCTCGGAGATTCTTTTCGGAGTTACAGAGTCAGCACGACGGTTGGATCAATACAGGTGCTTAGAATTGGTGCAGAAAATTCAGAAATGGGGTGCAGAGAGTGAACGTAACAGGCGATGCATCGTTGCAAATGGAGCGGCTGCTGTACTGGCTGCTGCATTTGATACATTTGCAAATGAATCCATTGAGAGAAATGCAACGGTTTTGGAAGACATATTGTCTGCACTGAATTGGATGTTTCCAGTTGATACGGAAGCCCAGAAATCCTTGGGATCTCGAGCTTCTTTAGGTTGCATGGTCTGGTTTTTGAGCTGCAGAGATCTTTCGCCAAAGGAAAACTCCCTATCAGTATTGAAAGAGCTTCTTGCTTGTGATCAACAGCTTGTGGAAAAGGTATCAAGCATTGAGGGAGTGAATGAAATACTAATTGAACTCGTTAGGAAGCAAATCTGTCCAACCATTACAAAAGCTTCAATCATGGTAATTTTCTAtttggtttcttcttctttctcttccagtgagaagatcaagttaacattTGTTAAGATGGGTCTGGTTTCTTTAATGCTGGAGATTCTTGTCGATTCGGAGAAAAGCATAGGCGAAAGGGCTTTGGGTGTTTTTGACGGACTTTGTTGCTGCAAAGAAGGGAGAGAAGAGGCTCAAAGTAATGCCTTGACAATACCAGTCTTGGTGAAGAAAATCTTGAGGTTATCAGATTTGGCCACTGAGTATTCCATTTCTGCTATTTTGAAGCTCTGCAAATATGGAAGCAGGCATGAAGCTGAAAGAGTACTTTTGGTGGAGGCTCTTCAAGTTGGTGCCTTTCAGAAGCTTTTGTTAGTGATTCAGGTTGGTTGTGGTGATGAGACAAAGGAGAAAGCAACTGAGCTTATGAAACTGTTGAATCCTTACAGGGTTGCTGGGTTTGAATGCATTGAGACTACGGatttcaaaaatctcaaaaggTCATTTTGA